In Monodelphis domestica isolate mMonDom1 chromosome 4, mMonDom1.pri, whole genome shotgun sequence, one DNA window encodes the following:
- the MIS18A gene encoding protein Mis18-alpha, with amino-acid sequence MGRSREEGVRFKTLVFGHWELDHSFPPSFKSKNPTQGSEPRGQRYEACAVGPGRPPSASRSQPLVFEVEASAPLRPPSSTHAPIPHLRRPAPLLGSARAGGLKAMAESDPLEATFQRSLHIQKLKARDVTEDDVVRCMQKQAKIINGPGIGSDLDAQRREMPCVFLCSRCQRPLGDSLSWEGTDFEGNFFFLNAVSANVYVDKEQKLSTRKNEYGCMIETLSCNGCSLNIGQIYRCTPRHLDYKRDLFCFDVSSVDGYVLGSAENEAVPENEGPVTLDKQDVMESILKKLQVIMHGLELRVSLVESVVSGLCDTT; translated from the exons ATGGGAAGAAGCCGGGAGGAGGGAGTTAGATTTAAGACATTAGTATTTGGGCACTGGGAACTGGACCactcttttcccccctcctttaAGTCAAAGAATCCCACGCAGGGTTCAGAACCAAGAGGGCAGAGATATGAAGCATGCGCAGTGGGACCGGGAAGACCGCCCTCCGCCTCTCGCTCCCAACCATTGGTGTTTGAGGTGGAAGCTAGCGCGCCTCTCCGTCCTCCTTCGAGCACGCATGCGCCCATACCACATCTTCGGCGCCCAGCTCCGCTCCTCGGCAGCGCGCGGGCGGGCGGTTTGAAAGCCATGGCGGAATCGGATCCCTTGGAGGCTACCTTCCAAAGGTCCTTACATATTCAGAAGCTAAAAGCCCGGGATGTCACGGAGGACGACGTTGTGCGGTGTATGCAGAAGCAGGCGAAGATCATTAATGGCCCCGGAATCGGCAGTGACTTGGATGCACAGCGGCGGGAGATGCCGTGCGTGTTCCTGTGCTCTCGCTGCCAGCGGCCCCTGGGGGACTCTTTGAGCTGGGAGGGAACCGACTTTGAGGGCAACTTCTTCTTTTTGAACG caGTCTCAGCTAATGTTTATGTGGATAAGGAACAGAAGCTATCCactagaaaaaatgaatatggctg caTGATTGAAACTTTGAGTTGTAATGGATGTTCATTGAATATTGGCCAAATATACAGATGTACACCCAGACATCTTGATTATAAGCGAGACTTGTTTTGCTTCGATGTTTCATCAGTTGATGG ttacGTTCTAGGTTCTGCTGAAAATGAAGCTGTGCCTGAAAATGAAGGGCCTGTAACTCTTGATAAGCAAGATGTAATGGAAAGCATTTTAAAGAAG ctGCAAGTTATCATGCATGGATTGGAGCTAAGGGTGTCCTTGGTTGAATCAGTTGTTTCAGGTCTTTGTGATACAACATGA